A region from the Deltaproteobacteria bacterium genome encodes:
- a CDS encoding acyl-CoA/acyl-ACP dehydrogenase, with protein MDYPSDSLIDDQRELVAAARSFAARVLRPAGIELDRMPAAEVAARDSLLFRTVREAGMLGYTRMGGTPEIGGMGLSPLDRYLVLEQLGWGSTGITAVVFLASTPAEVALLSGDPGVIAEIALPYYACEDGSLIGCWAITEPDHGSDTLGSLRPELDVRARGQVIARRSGDDWILSGQKSAWVSNGPIATHAMLNVQLDANGNMSDSGVCLLALDLPGVGRGKPLEKHGIRSLPQGELFFDDVRVPARNMVIGREGYAGYMHSHLSAFNAGVGCVATGLARAAYECARDYCGARTQGGRPIFEHQSVRARLFRMHSLVQASFSLSRDAWVTNLTRIERGETPRLELSITSKVFCTQAALEVATLAVQLHGGNGMTKEYPVEMFLRDATALTVADGENAFLTQIAASLL; from the coding sequence ATGGACTACCCGAGTGACAGCCTCATCGACGACCAGCGCGAGCTCGTGGCCGCGGCGCGAAGCTTCGCGGCGCGCGTGCTCAGACCGGCCGGCATCGAGCTGGATCGGATGCCGGCTGCCGAAGTCGCGGCGCGCGACTCGCTGCTGTTTCGCACCGTGCGCGAAGCCGGCATGCTCGGCTACACGCGCATGGGGGGAACCCCCGAAATCGGCGGCATGGGACTCTCGCCGCTCGATCGCTACCTCGTGCTCGAGCAGCTCGGCTGGGGCAGCACGGGCATCACGGCAGTGGTCTTTCTCGCGTCGACCCCCGCGGAGGTCGCGCTTCTCAGCGGCGATCCCGGGGTGATCGCCGAGATCGCATTGCCGTACTATGCCTGCGAGGACGGCTCGCTCATCGGGTGCTGGGCCATCACGGAGCCGGACCATGGCTCCGACACGCTCGGCAGCCTGCGACCCGAGCTCGACGTGCGGGCGAGGGGGCAGGTCATTGCGCGTCGCAGCGGCGACGATTGGATCCTGTCGGGGCAGAAGTCGGCGTGGGTTTCGAACGGGCCGATCGCGACGCACGCGATGCTCAACGTCCAGCTCGACGCCAACGGCAACATGAGCGACAGCGGCGTTTGCCTCCTGGCGCTCGACCTGCCCGGCGTCGGCCGCGGCAAGCCGCTCGAAAAGCACGGCATCCGTTCCCTGCCGCAGGGCGAGCTCTTTTTCGACGACGTGCGAGTCCCGGCGCGAAACATGGTGATCGGACGGGAGGGGTACGCGGGGTACATGCACAGCCACCTGTCGGCATTCAACGCCGGCGTCGGCTGCGTTGCTACCGGCCTTGCGCGAGCCGCCTACGAGTGCGCGCGTGATTACTGCGGCGCGCGCACGCAAGGGGGGCGGCCGATCTTCGAGCACCAATCGGTACGGGCACGCTTGTTTCGCATGCACTCGCTCGTGCAAGCGTCCTTCTCGCTGTCACGCGACGCCTGGGTCACCAACCTCACGCGCATCGAGCGCGGCGAAACGCCCAGGCTCGAGCTGTCCATCACCTCGAAGGTGTTCTGTACGCAAGCGGCCCTCGAGGTCGCGACGCTCGCCGTGCAGCTCCACGGCGGCAACGGTATGACGAAGGAGTACCCGGTCGAAATGTTCTTGCGGGATGCCACGGCCTTGACCGTCGCCGACGGCGAGAACGCGTTCCTGACGCAGATCGCTGCGTCGCTGCTCTGA
- a CDS encoding nuclear transport factor 2 family protein produces MTDDILARLRRLEDREAIRVLQATYCFLVDDGRFVELVEQHFTEDACCDFRDVTGAMVPMVSRGRGEILEFFTNVVGALLDDMSHTVHNERIRIDGRTADAECYFELTAVERLSGKALVGAGRYLDRYRRDGEAWRFAERKARMFHLTTLEDGWARRRLLPALTGAKE; encoded by the coding sequence ATGACCGACGACATCCTCGCACGACTGAGGCGTCTGGAGGACCGCGAGGCCATCCGGGTTCTGCAGGCCACGTACTGCTTCCTCGTCGACGACGGCCGCTTCGTCGAGCTCGTCGAGCAGCACTTCACCGAAGATGCATGCTGCGACTTCCGCGACGTCACCGGCGCCATGGTGCCGATGGTATCGCGGGGACGAGGGGAGATCCTCGAGTTCTTCACGAACGTCGTCGGCGCACTGCTCGACGACATGTCTCACACGGTGCACAACGAGCGGATCCGCATCGACGGCCGCACCGCCGACGCCGAGTGCTACTTCGAGCTGACCGCCGTGGAGCGACTCAGCGGAAAGGCCCTGGTCGGAGCGGGGCGCTATCTCGACCGTTACCGGCGCGACGGCGAGGCGTGGCGCTTCGCTGAGCGCAAGGCGCGCATGTTCCACCTGACCACGCTCGAAGATGGCTGGGCGCGCCGGCGCCTGCTGCCGGCGCTGACCGGTGCAAAGGAGTGA
- a CDS encoding nitroreductase family protein — MEFTEVIGIRRSIRFFDPDRAVEREKIQKILEAMRLGSCAMNAHWLRAVVVQRDELDPETFEKLKIPVAGVIMELAPVHIYCYGDPTVIARDRGASPKQLIDVGALAPSHGWTYRFVDELVWPQILEPMTHNPAYPVAMAFDNGGCATQGLLMAYEEGLGACWTAFNVDAAKEAFAIPDEWIPHYLLNVGYPLESREAGGQRPRPPFEQLYFEGRVGRPFRRDEKVVAELERRRMIQAPAPFPDRPQELRRLAQKLGLPE, encoded by the coding sequence ATGGAGTTCACCGAGGTGATCGGCATTCGCCGCTCGATTCGCTTCTTCGACCCGGATCGAGCGGTGGAGCGCGAGAAGATCCAGAAGATCCTGGAGGCGATGCGGCTCGGCTCCTGCGCGATGAACGCCCATTGGCTGCGCGCCGTCGTCGTTCAGCGAGACGAGCTCGACCCGGAGACGTTCGAAAAGCTCAAGATTCCGGTCGCCGGAGTGATCATGGAGCTCGCGCCGGTCCACATCTATTGCTACGGGGACCCGACCGTGATCGCGCGCGACCGCGGCGCCAGCCCGAAGCAGCTGATCGACGTCGGCGCGCTCGCGCCGAGTCACGGCTGGACCTACCGGTTCGTCGACGAGCTCGTGTGGCCGCAAATCCTCGAGCCGATGACCCACAATCCGGCCTATCCGGTCGCCATGGCGTTCGACAACGGCGGCTGCGCCACGCAGGGGCTGCTCATGGCGTACGAGGAAGGGCTCGGCGCCTGTTGGACGGCGTTCAACGTCGACGCGGCAAAGGAGGCGTTCGCGATACCCGACGAGTGGATCCCGCACTACCTGCTCAACGTCGGCTATCCCCTGGAATCGCGCGAGGCGGGTGGGCAGCGCCCGCGCCCCCCGTTCGAGCAGCTCTATTTCGAGGGCCGCGTCGGTCGTCCGTTTCGGCGGGACGAAAAGGTCGTGGCGGAACTCGAGCGGCGAAGGATGATCCAAGCGCCCGCGCCGTTTCCCGATCGCCCGCAGGAGCTGCGCCGACTCGCGCAAAAGCTGGGGCTTCCCGAGTGA
- a CDS encoding acyl-CoA dehydrogenase family protein, which produces MTESANPFAFDATLEAVEAMVRDFCAREVEPAIADLEAGRQSPYALARRMAEVFQIEAMIAEPLRSRSARRARGESPASGGSAPFNPMGDPGTAAVFAKELARVSPGFALCVVANFGCGATIAARGDAELIERCALPVLSFAKIGCWGLTEPGTGSDAFAMRTTVRMDGDHVVVNGAKTFVSNAPCADVLLIYARFDDGRPRDPHDKAAVFPVVVERGAAGLTQGPPMAKMGMHASPTGEIALDEVRVPRGCLLGDPERPQRAAAEQTLASERLTVVAMALGVIERCLDDALRYAVEREQFGRPIAAFQLTQQKLARMYVQRENVTNLLLKCIALDRTGAARPRDVSAAKWYATESALAAADDAIQIMGGAGYVQGHAPERLYRDMRLWTIGGGTSEIQVLTIAKDLLRDHGLRAELNGDWRRES; this is translated from the coding sequence ATGACAGAGTCCGCGAACCCCTTTGCATTCGACGCGACGCTCGAGGCCGTCGAGGCCATGGTGCGCGACTTCTGCGCGCGCGAGGTGGAGCCCGCGATCGCCGACCTCGAAGCCGGGCGGCAGTCTCCGTACGCGCTGGCGCGGCGCATGGCGGAGGTGTTCCAGATCGAGGCCATGATCGCGGAGCCGCTACGGAGCCGGTCGGCGCGGCGAGCGCGCGGCGAGTCGCCCGCGTCCGGCGGCAGCGCCCCGTTCAACCCGATGGGCGATCCCGGCACGGCCGCCGTCTTCGCCAAGGAACTGGCGCGGGTTTCGCCTGGTTTCGCGCTGTGCGTCGTGGCGAACTTCGGCTGTGGCGCCACCATCGCGGCGCGCGGGGACGCCGAGTTGATCGAGCGCTGCGCGCTGCCGGTGCTGTCGTTTGCCAAGATCGGCTGCTGGGGCCTCACCGAGCCCGGCACGGGCTCTGACGCCTTCGCCATGCGCACGACCGTGCGCATGGATGGCGACCACGTGGTCGTGAACGGGGCGAAGACCTTCGTGTCCAACGCGCCTTGTGCGGACGTGCTGCTGATCTACGCGCGCTTCGACGACGGGCGCCCGCGCGATCCGCACGACAAGGCCGCCGTCTTTCCCGTCGTCGTCGAGCGGGGCGCGGCGGGGCTCACGCAGGGGCCGCCGATGGCCAAGATGGGCATGCACGCGTCGCCCACCGGCGAGATCGCACTCGACGAGGTGCGCGTGCCGCGCGGCTGCCTGCTCGGCGATCCCGAGCGGCCGCAGCGCGCCGCCGCCGAGCAGACGCTGGCCAGCGAACGCCTGACCGTGGTCGCCATGGCGCTCGGGGTCATCGAACGCTGTCTCGACGATGCCCTGCGCTACGCCGTGGAGCGCGAGCAGTTCGGCCGGCCCATCGCGGCCTTTCAGCTGACGCAGCAGAAGCTCGCGCGCATGTACGTCCAACGCGAGAACGTCACGAATCTGCTCCTGAAGTGCATCGCCCTCGATCGGACCGGGGCGGCGCGTCCGCGCGACGTCAGCGCCGCCAAGTGGTACGCCACCGAGTCGGCGCTCGCGGCGGCCGACGACGCCATCCAGATCATGGGGGGCGCCGGCTACGTGCAGGGGCACGCGCCCGAGCGGCTGTACCGTGACATGCGCCTGTGGACCATCGGCGGCGGCACCAGCGAGATCCAGGTGCTCACCATCGCCAAGGACTTGCTGCGCGACCACGGTCTGCGGGCCGAGCTGAACGGCGACTGGCGGCGCGAGTCGTGA
- a CDS encoding class I SAM-dependent methyltransferase produces the protein MTDCDALLARMKNVVPADEVRYHEFFWRMIYAVYYDRVVAEIFTRLPGPVRSVVDCGAGYGYWSSFLAQRGLAVAAIDTQARCLEVLQATALATPAVTPVERDIHDLGALGQNAYDVAFSFATLHVARDPGRAMREMVAVTRIGGSIVIALSNVQHPVNHAFWKGASNVNYDVTQDYIDATLASQCSLVLRHDCYPSDNRILAAYGEIPLLTFSVHQKRS, from the coding sequence ATGACCGACTGCGACGCGCTCCTGGCGCGGATGAAGAACGTCGTGCCCGCGGACGAGGTCCGCTACCACGAGTTCTTCTGGAGGATGATCTACGCGGTCTACTATGACCGCGTCGTCGCCGAGATCTTCACGCGGCTTCCCGGACCGGTCCGCTCGGTCGTCGATTGCGGCGCCGGCTACGGCTACTGGTCCTCCTTCCTCGCGCAGAGGGGATTGGCGGTCGCGGCGATTGATACGCAAGCCCGGTGTCTCGAGGTCCTGCAGGCGACGGCGCTCGCGACGCCCGCGGTGACGCCCGTCGAGCGCGACATCCACGACCTCGGGGCGCTCGGGCAGAACGCCTACGACGTGGCGTTTTCCTTCGCGACGCTGCACGTCGCACGCGATCCGGGGCGGGCCATGCGCGAGATGGTCGCCGTCACCCGGATCGGCGGGAGCATCGTCATCGCGCTTTCGAACGTGCAGCATCCGGTCAATCACGCCTTCTGGAAGGGAGCCTCGAACGTCAACTACGACGTAACGCAAGACTACATCGACGCGACGCTCGCTTCGCAGTGCTCCCTCGTGCTGCGGCACGACTGCTATCCCTCCGACAACCGCATCCTCGCCGCGTACGGGGAGATCCCGCTCCTCACCTTCTCGGTTCACCAGAAACGGTCGTAG
- a CDS encoding efflux RND transporter permease subunit, which translates to MWIVRLALRRPFSVAVMALLMTVLGTLSFGLMNVDIFPAIDLPVVLVVWNYPGLSATDMERRVVLLSERAFSTTVNGIEHMESSSFAGIGMIKVYFHPGAAVGGAIAQMSSVAQTVLRIMPPGIQAPNVIDYNAANVPVAQLNVSSDTLPESALFDYGLNFIRVKLFTIEGLSSPAPLGGVSRAVMVNLDPEALYANNLSPQQVSNALAAGNVIIPSGTVKIGDREYSVQLNGSPSDVAQFNRMPLRVVDGTPVLLGDVAPVANAHQVQTNVVRVDGARATYLMIIKHAAASTLAVVDRVKTALPDILATAPKGLEAALTFDQSKFVRQALADVVREAVVAAVLVALMVLVFLGSVRSMLIVIVSIPLSILTSIVALKLSGQTINIMSLGGLALAVGMLVDDATVEIENIHRNHVMGKPLLIAILDGAAQIAMPTFVGTLAICIVFFPVVLLYGVARFLFTPLALAVVYAMLTSYLLSRTLVPSMARYLLPESRAEPAGRSAWRGFLAGFEVRFERFREAYRGWLGVFVARRRFTLACVAVAIAASCALATVVGQDFFPAVDAGMMRLHVRAPTGTRIERTEQIVDDVERIIRSIVPADELVAISDNIGTPVSYTLAFYQTDSIGPMDADILVQLHERHGPTAEYQDRIRRALAEAIPDGEFYFQAADIVNQVLNFGLPAPIDAQIQGYDLDASYALATRLKEKMARIPGLTDLRIAEPLDYPTIKVDVDRQKALELGVTEADVASSLLTSLSTSFLLQPNQWLDPSNGVNYSVLLQTPQHRVDSIPALARTPLAASTRPDAEPQLLGNLARIGRTVSPAVIQHYSVQRVIDVNAGVHGRDLGSAAADVQRAIDELGTLAPGTKITVRGQSQAMRESFTTLGAALVLAVVLVYLLMVANFQSWLEPFIILLAVPGALAGVLWMLVLTGTTINVESAMGAIMAVGVAVANGNLLVTFANELREEGFGPVEAAIEAGRIRLRPIVMTALAMILGMLPMAIGFGGADQNAPLGRAVIGGLLAATLMTLFVVPAAYAIFGRTVIGKHERDAEVAAVTGAGALET; encoded by the coding sequence ATGTGGATCGTCCGACTCGCGCTCCGCCGGCCGTTTTCCGTGGCGGTCATGGCGCTGCTGATGACGGTGCTGGGCACGCTGTCGTTCGGACTGATGAACGTCGACATCTTCCCCGCGATCGATCTCCCGGTCGTGCTCGTGGTGTGGAACTACCCGGGTCTCTCCGCGACCGACATGGAGCGGCGGGTCGTCCTGCTGAGCGAGCGGGCGTTCTCCACCACCGTGAACGGCATCGAGCACATGGAGTCCTCGTCGTTCGCCGGCATCGGGATGATCAAGGTCTATTTCCATCCCGGCGCCGCGGTGGGCGGCGCGATCGCGCAGATGAGCTCCGTCGCGCAGACGGTGCTGCGGATCATGCCGCCGGGCATCCAGGCGCCGAACGTCATCGACTACAACGCGGCGAACGTCCCCGTCGCGCAGCTGAACGTGAGCAGCGACACGCTCCCGGAATCGGCGCTCTTCGACTACGGTCTGAACTTCATCCGGGTGAAGCTCTTCACGATCGAGGGGCTGTCGTCGCCCGCACCGCTCGGCGGCGTGAGCCGCGCCGTGATGGTGAACCTCGATCCCGAGGCGCTCTACGCGAACAACCTGTCGCCCCAGCAGGTCTCGAACGCGCTCGCCGCCGGCAACGTGATCATTCCCTCGGGGACCGTGAAGATCGGTGATCGCGAGTACAGCGTCCAGCTGAACGGCAGCCCGTCCGACGTCGCGCAATTCAACCGCATGCCGCTGCGCGTCGTCGACGGGACGCCGGTGCTGCTCGGCGACGTGGCGCCGGTCGCCAACGCGCACCAGGTGCAGACGAACGTGGTGCGCGTCGACGGGGCGCGCGCCACGTACCTCATGATCATCAAACACGCCGCCGCCTCGACGCTCGCCGTCGTCGACCGCGTGAAGACGGCGCTGCCCGACATTCTCGCGACGGCGCCGAAAGGCCTCGAGGCCGCGCTCACCTTCGATCAGTCGAAGTTCGTGCGGCAGGCCCTCGCGGATGTCGTGCGTGAGGCGGTCGTGGCGGCGGTGCTGGTGGCGCTCATGGTGCTCGTGTTCCTCGGCTCGGTGCGCAGCATGCTGATCGTGATCGTGTCGATCCCGCTCTCGATCCTGACCTCGATCGTCGCGCTCAAGCTCTCCGGACAGACCATCAACATCATGTCGCTCGGCGGGCTCGCGCTCGCGGTGGGCATGCTGGTCGACGACGCGACCGTCGAGATCGAGAACATCCATCGCAACCACGTGATGGGAAAGCCGCTCCTGATCGCGATTCTCGACGGCGCGGCGCAGATCGCGATGCCGACCTTCGTCGGCACGCTCGCCATCTGCATCGTCTTCTTTCCCGTCGTGCTGCTGTACGGGGTGGCGCGCTTCCTCTTCACGCCGCTCGCGCTCGCGGTCGTGTACGCGATGCTGACGTCGTACCTCTTGTCGCGTACGCTCGTCCCGTCGATGGCGCGCTACCTGCTGCCGGAGTCGCGCGCGGAGCCCGCTGGCCGTTCGGCCTGGCGCGGCTTTCTCGCCGGGTTCGAGGTCCGCTTCGAGCGCTTTCGCGAGGCCTATCGAGGCTGGCTCGGCGTCTTCGTGGCGCGCCGGCGCTTCACGCTCGCGTGCGTCGCGGTCGCGATCGCGGCGTCATGTGCGCTCGCGACGGTCGTCGGACAGGATTTCTTTCCCGCCGTGGACGCGGGGATGATGAGGCTGCACGTTCGCGCCCCGACCGGCACGCGCATCGAGCGCACGGAGCAGATCGTCGACGACGTCGAGCGCATCATCCGGTCGATCGTGCCCGCCGACGAGCTCGTGGCCATCAGCGACAACATCGGGACGCCGGTCTCGTACACCCTCGCGTTCTACCAAACCGACAGCATCGGCCCGATGGACGCCGACATCCTCGTCCAGCTCCACGAGCGGCACGGGCCGACCGCCGAGTATCAGGACCGGATCCGGCGCGCGCTCGCCGAGGCCATCCCGGACGGTGAGTTCTACTTCCAGGCGGCCGACATCGTGAATCAGGTGCTGAACTTCGGCCTCCCGGCCCCGATCGACGCGCAGATCCAGGGCTACGATCTCGACGCGTCGTACGCGCTCGCGACGAGGTTGAAGGAGAAGATGGCGCGCATCCCGGGGCTCACCGACCTCCGGATCGCGGAACCGCTCGACTATCCGACGATCAAGGTGGACGTCGATCGGCAGAAGGCGCTCGAGCTCGGTGTGACCGAAGCGGACGTCGCGTCGAGCCTCCTGACGTCGCTCAGCACGAGCTTCCTCCTGCAGCCGAACCAGTGGCTCGATCCGTCGAACGGCGTCAATTACAGCGTGCTCCTGCAGACGCCGCAGCACAGGGTCGACTCGATCCCGGCGCTCGCGCGGACGCCGCTCGCCGCGTCGACGCGACCCGACGCCGAGCCCCAGCTGCTCGGCAATCTCGCCCGCATCGGTCGGACCGTCTCCCCGGCGGTGATCCAGCACTACTCGGTGCAGCGGGTCATCGACGTGAACGCCGGCGTGCACGGCCGCGACCTCGGGAGCGCCGCCGCCGACGTGCAGCGCGCGATCGACGAGCTCGGCACGCTCGCGCCCGGGACCAAGATCACGGTGCGAGGCCAGAGCCAGGCGATGCGCGAGTCGTTCACGACGCTCGGCGCGGCGCTCGTCCTCGCCGTCGTTCTCGTCTACCTTCTGATGGTGGCGAATTTTCAGTCGTGGCTCGAGCCCTTCATCATCCTCCTTGCGGTGCCGGGCGCGCTCGCGGGCGTGCTCTGGATGCTCGTGCTGACCGGTACGACCATCAACGTCGAGTCGGCGATGGGCGCGATCATGGCGGTCGGGGTCGCCGTGGCGAACGGCAACTTGCTCGTGACCTTCGCCAACGAGCTGCGCGAGGAGGGCTTCGGGCCGGTGGAGGCGGCGATCGAGGCGGGGCGCATCCGCCTGCGGCCGATCGTGATGACGGCGCTCGCGATGATCCTCGGGATGCTGCCCATGGCGATCGGCTTCGGCGGGGCGGATCAGAACGCGCCGCTCGGGCGGGCGGTCATCGGCGGGCTCCTCGCCGCGACGCTGATGACGCTGTTCGTCGTGCCCGCGGCGTACGCGATCTTCGGACGGACCGTGATCGGCAAGCACGAGCGCGACGCCGAGGTCGCCGCCGTGACGGGGGCGGGAGCGCTCGAGACGTGA
- a CDS encoding efflux RND transporter periplasmic adaptor subunit, with the protein MSDDPRRYVSRKPGRWFTASWIAAVLVVCAATAAIVLARDLRLRRQGEIKRDEAAKGRRVLVTRPSTAPATRALEVPASVRGFEESLVYAKIAGYLKRIAVDKGDHVTAGQVIAELESPEVDQQVANAEAAVTLQRATDARTQALVREGVVAKQTGDETRGALAQAEATLAQLRATQAYEQIRAPFTGVVTARAVDPGALVSQATAGAGTPIVTVASLARMRVSANLPQSAAVRVQVGDPAGITVKEYPGRVFAGTVSRRAEALRTATRTMLVEVDVPNEDGALYPGMYATARFDVTQPEGPPTVPDDALVFRGGRVYVPLVRDGHLVLAAVELGYDDGRTVEITSGISADDTIAMNVGQAARDGEPVHAVPLPQR; encoded by the coding sequence GTGAGCGACGACCCGCGCCGCTACGTGAGTCGGAAGCCGGGACGATGGTTCACCGCGTCCTGGATCGCCGCGGTCCTGGTCGTGTGTGCGGCGACTGCGGCGATCGTGCTCGCGCGCGATCTGAGACTGCGCCGGCAGGGCGAGATCAAACGGGACGAAGCGGCGAAGGGGCGGCGCGTGCTCGTGACGCGCCCGTCGACGGCGCCGGCGACGCGGGCGCTCGAAGTGCCGGCGAGCGTGCGCGGCTTCGAGGAGTCGCTGGTGTACGCGAAGATCGCCGGGTACCTGAAGCGCATCGCCGTCGACAAGGGCGATCACGTCACCGCCGGACAAGTGATCGCCGAGCTCGAGTCGCCCGAGGTCGATCAGCAGGTCGCGAACGCCGAGGCCGCCGTCACGCTGCAGCGGGCGACCGACGCGCGCACGCAGGCGCTCGTCCGCGAGGGCGTGGTCGCGAAGCAGACCGGGGACGAGACGCGCGGCGCGCTCGCGCAGGCCGAGGCGACGCTCGCGCAGCTGCGTGCGACGCAGGCATACGAGCAGATCCGGGCGCCGTTCACCGGCGTCGTGACGGCGCGCGCGGTGGATCCCGGCGCGCTGGTGTCGCAGGCGACCGCGGGGGCCGGCACGCCGATCGTGACCGTCGCCTCGCTCGCCAGGATGCGCGTCTCCGCCAACCTGCCGCAGAGCGCCGCCGTGCGGGTCCAGGTCGGCGACCCCGCCGGCATCACGGTGAAGGAGTACCCGGGGCGCGTCTTCGCCGGCACCGTCAGCCGGCGCGCCGAGGCGCTGCGGACGGCGACCCGTACCATGCTCGTCGAGGTCGACGTGCCGAACGAGGACGGGGCGCTCTACCCGGGCATGTATGCCACGGCGCGGTTCGACGTGACGCAACCGGAGGGTCCGCCCACGGTTCCCGACGACGCGCTCGTGTTCCGCGGGGGTCGGGTCTATGTCCCGCTCGTGCGGGACGGCCACCTGGTCCTCGCCGCGGTCGAGCTCGGCTATGACGACGGCCGGACCGTCGAGATCACGTCCGGCATCAGCGCGGACGACACGATCGCGATGAACGTCGGGCAGGCCGCGCGTGACGGCGAGCCGGTTCATGCGGTGCCGCTGCCGCAGCGCTGA
- a CDS encoding PIN domain-containing protein, translating into MKVAVDTSVIVAAVIEDHPHHARASWWLHPRKKVELIASWHAYAEAWAVLTALPIEPRVSGEVAAAVLERVRRSVGFVSARSGAYPAAVSRCTARALRSGAVYDALHLVTAEREAAELFLTFNVDDFARLAEPGRPRIVAPPDPPGMPAA; encoded by the coding sequence GTGAAGGTCGCCGTCGATACGTCCGTGATCGTCGCGGCGGTGATCGAGGACCATCCGCACCATGCGCGTGCGAGCTGGTGGTTGCATCCACGGAAGAAGGTCGAGCTGATCGCGAGCTGGCACGCCTACGCCGAAGCATGGGCCGTCCTCACGGCCCTCCCGATCGAGCCGCGCGTCTCGGGAGAAGTCGCCGCCGCGGTGCTGGAGCGGGTTCGTCGATCGGTGGGCTTCGTGTCGGCGCGAAGCGGAGCCTACCCGGCCGCCGTCAGCCGCTGCACCGCGCGCGCCCTCCGCTCCGGTGCGGTCTACGACGCGCTTCATCTCGTCACGGCGGAAAGAGAAGCAGCCGAGCTGTTCCTCACTTTCAACGTCGACGATTTCGCGCGCTTGGCCGAGCCGGGCAGACCCCGGATCGTTGCGCCACCCGACCCGCCCGGAATGCCGGCCGCCTAG
- a CDS encoding AbrB/MazE/SpoVT family DNA-binding domain-containing protein, with product MEDIVTIDRAGRLVVPKAVRTKLQLREGTRLRLRAEAGHRLVLERVAEESAPVEVNGLLVIRGRLVGEIPDHREQRAQRIRGLGRMSE from the coding sequence ATGGAAGACATCGTCACCATCGACCGAGCCGGGCGCCTGGTGGTTCCGAAGGCCGTCCGGACCAAGCTCCAGCTCCGCGAGGGGACGCGGCTGCGCCTCCGTGCCGAAGCGGGGCACCGCCTCGTGCTCGAACGCGTCGCCGAGGAGAGCGCCCCCGTCGAGGTCAACGGGCTCCTCGTCATCCGCGGACGCCTGGTGGGCGAGATTCCGGATCACCGCGAGCAGCGCGCGCAGCGGATCCGCGGCCTCGGTCGGATGAGCGAGTGA